The DNA segment GGAAAACTGATGGATAACAGAAAGAAACTGCTTTTTGGTGCTGCAGGTGTAGCGGCGGTGCTATTGATACTGGGAGCTGGCTACGGCGGCTACAGCTTGCTGTCACAGCATGCGTCGCGGCCGGATTATCGCGCCAACACCATCATGGTGGCCGAAGACTATCTGGCCGACCAGGAGTTCCAGCGGGCGCTGGATCTGATCGAGCGCTTGCTGATTGAAGACCCGCGTGACGAAGAGGTGCGTGATCTGCGGGACCGGATACTCACCGCGCGTCGGGAATACCAGGACATGCTGCGATCCGATGAAGCTGCCAGGCTGGAGGAACAGACCCGTCAGCTGCGCCAGGCGCTGCAGGATGCAGGCAATCTCGACGATTCGCAGCGTCGCGCGCTGGAACAGCAGCTGGCACAGCAGCAGGCACTGCTGGATCAGGAAATGCGCAGGCTGGAAGAGGCACGGCGACAGGCCGATCGTGAAGCGCGCGAGCGGGAGCAGCAGCGCGAAGAGGAAGATCGCCGTCGCCGCGAGGAAGAAGAGCGGGCCGCAGCCCGTCGTGAGCAGGAAGAAGCCGCCAGACAGGAGGAAGAGGAACGCCAGCGTGAGCTTGATCGCATGAGTCAGGAGGAACGTGAACGTGCCGAGCGAGTAGCCGAGCTGCTTCGTCAGGCCGATGAGGCAATTCAGGAACGCGAGTTTATTACCGCACGCGGTCATCTGAACACGGTTTTCCAGTACGACCCCGAGTCGGCTATGGCCTATGCCAAGATTGCCGAATCATACTACCGTCAGAATCCCGACGAGGTACCGGATCGTGAAGAGATAATGCGGAATACCAACGAGGCTATCCGCCGCAATCCGGATCTGTGGCTGCCGTACTACATCCGCGGGATGACCCACAAGGCAACCAACAATCAAAGTCGGGCCTTGCAGGATCTTGAAGAAGCCCGGGCACTTAACCCTGATAATGCCGAGCTGCTGTATCACCTGGGAAACATCCAGTATGACATGCGGGAATTCCGTGATGCCAAGAACTCCTATGAGCGCAGTGTGCATCTGGATGGTACGAATGAGAGGGCGTTTTTCAATCTCGGGCTAACGCATCAACAGCTGCGTGATCCACGTTCGGCGCTCGATGCCTTTCGACGCGCTATTGCGGTTGATAGCGGCATGACAAATGCCTATTTTGCGCTGGGAAATCTCCAGCGTGCGATGGGTGACTATACCGATGCCATCGATAATCTGACTACTGCTCATGAGCAGCAGCCTGAACGGGTGCCGATTATACTGGCATTGGCGGGTGCTTATCTTGACAGTGGCCGGCTGGACCGTGCTGCCGAGCACTACCGGCTGGCGACCGAAAAAGACCCGGAGAATGCCGGTGCCTTTCACAACCTGGCGATCGCCTATCTGCAACAGGATGACTACGATGGTGCACTGGAACCAGCCGCCCAGGCTATCAGGATTCAGCGAAACAACGCACAGTACAACTTCACCTTCGGGCAGATCCTGTCGCGTTTGGGTGAATATGATACAGCAATCCAGTACCTGAATCGCTCCGCCGAGCTTGATACCAGCTATCTGCGACCGCGGATCGAGCTGGGCCGGGTCTTTATTGCACGGGAGGACTATGACGCCGCGCTGGATATCCTGCTGGCTGCCAAACGGATCGATGAATCAAGCTTTGAGGTAAACTTCAATCTGGGAGATGTGTATCGGCTCAAGAACCTGCATCGTCAGAGTATAGAACACTACGAGCTTGCCCTGCGACAGAATCCCAACAGTGCACGCGCGCGCAACAATCTGGCGCGAACCTATATTGCCTCCCAGGAATATGAGCGTGCCGAGGACATCCTGCAGGAGGTAATCAACTTCGATGACAGCTACTGGGAGGCGTACCACCGTCTGGGTGAGGTGTATGTGGCGATGGAACGCCCCGATGCTGCCCGACGTATCCTGGAGGATCTGCTGCGGCGTAATGCTGACTATCAGCGTCGCAGCGATGTAGAGGGTATCCTGTCATCGCTCTGAACGGAGAAACCGTACGTAGCGGGCCGGCCGTGCAGTAGAGGCTACTCGCGGCCGACCATGGTGTACAGGGTCTGACGGTCAAACTCTATCCAGATAGGGCGCCCATGCGGACAGCGGGCGTCCTCAAGCCGGAACACCCCTTCAATAATCTGGTGTGCCTGCTCGGGCAGCAGCCTGTCGCCCTCCTTTACCGCAGAGCGACAGGCCAGGGTCGCATAGAGAAACATCGAAAGATTGCTGTTCGGGCCTGATTCACCGCGCAAAAACGGCAGTAAACGATGAGGATCACCACTAAAACTCTGTGGAACCCCGGTGAGCTCCCAGGTTGTATCTGAGATCTGTTCAAGCTCAATTCCCAGCTCTCCCAGCACGGACATCTGCTGCTGCAGGTAGGCGGTCTGTCCGGGCTCCACCTGGAATGACAACGGCACTACCAGTTTCTGGGCATCGCCGGCATGGCGCAAGGTATCATACCGCAGCCGCTCGTGCCCGGCATGCATATCGATAATGTAGAACCGCTCACCACTTTCAACCAGCAGGAACACATCAAAGAGTTGTCCAAGGTAGCGATAGCTCAGACCGGCTGACTCACCGACTGCCTGATCGTTTGGAGGATTGGTGGTGAGCGACGATGGTGTCACGGGGGTAAACCTGCGCTGCAGATCGTATCGGACCCCTGATGGGGCCTCGAACGGACGAGGTGCTGCTGGCGCCGCCAGATGATGGCCAGTGCCGGCAATCGGGTGGACGGCGTGTCGGGTCGGAGCCGGGTGTCCGGTATCTCCAGTATCGCCGGGATGTTCCCCGGGTATCCCGGATCTCCCGGGCTGAGCAGGAAAATCCAGATCGTAGGAGATTCGCTGCGGTGATTGGGCCGCACGTGCCGTGAGCGCGTAGCTTCGCAGAGAGCTGCGAATAACCTCTACAATACGGTGATGCAGGGTATTGCGGTCACGAAACCGCACCTCTTTCTTGGCCGGATGTATATTGAAGTCCACCAGTTCAGGGTCAATCTGTACAAACACAAACCCGATCGGGTAGTTTCCGCCGGGAATATACTCACTGTAGGCATACTCAACCGCCTGCTGCAGCGCAAACTCGTTTACTCTGCGGCTGTTTACAAAAGCCTGTACATAGCGCCTGTCGCGGCGGGTAATATCCGGCGCGACCCCGTAGAACTGCACCGAGAAGCCGCTGTCGCTGCCGGCAGCCGAGAACCACAGGTTGGATGGGGCCAGCGAGGAATACAGCTGCTGCAGGCGCGACAGCGGC comes from the Spirochaeta africana DSM 8902 genome and includes:
- the mutL gene encoding DNA mismatch repair endonuclease MutL, which encodes MSIRILTDAVARKIAAGEVIDRPFSVVRELIDNSIDAGADRLDLYISDGGRASIRLVDNGSGMDKQDLELCTHSHATSKISHEDDLLKVRSLGFRGEALSSIAAVSRLEIQSRSADSDNGYMLRCTLGEAPQVSARACRFGTTIEVRDLFYNLPARRHFIKSASAETRLIKQVVQDKAAAYPAIEFHMHTDQRSMLQLLPQEPLSRLQQLYSSLAPSNLWFSAAGSDSGFSVQFYGVAPDITRRDRRYVQAFVNSRRVNEFALQQAVEYAYSEYIPGGNYPIGFVFVQIDPELVDFNIHPAKKEVRFRDRNTLHHRIVEVIRSSLRSYALTARAAQSPQRISYDLDFPAQPGRSGIPGEHPGDTGDTGHPAPTRHAVHPIAGTGHHLAAPAAPRPFEAPSGVRYDLQRRFTPVTPSSLTTNPPNDQAVGESAGLSYRYLGQLFDVFLLVESGERFYIIDMHAGHERLRYDTLRHAGDAQKLVVPLSFQVEPGQTAYLQQQMSVLGELGIELEQISDTTWELTGVPQSFSGDPHRLLPFLRGESGPNSNLSMFLYATLACRSAVKEGDRLLPEQAHQIIEGVFRLEDARCPHGRPIWIEFDRQTLYTMVGRE
- a CDS encoding tetratricopeptide repeat protein, translating into MDNRKKLLFGAAGVAAVLLILGAGYGGYSLLSQHASRPDYRANTIMVAEDYLADQEFQRALDLIERLLIEDPRDEEVRDLRDRILTARREYQDMLRSDEAARLEEQTRQLRQALQDAGNLDDSQRRALEQQLAQQQALLDQEMRRLEEARRQADREAREREQQREEEDRRRREEEERAAARREQEEAARQEEEERQRELDRMSQEERERAERVAELLRQADEAIQEREFITARGHLNTVFQYDPESAMAYAKIAESYYRQNPDEVPDREEIMRNTNEAIRRNPDLWLPYYIRGMTHKATNNQSRALQDLEEARALNPDNAELLYHLGNIQYDMREFRDAKNSYERSVHLDGTNERAFFNLGLTHQQLRDPRSALDAFRRAIAVDSGMTNAYFALGNLQRAMGDYTDAIDNLTTAHEQQPERVPIILALAGAYLDSGRLDRAAEHYRLATEKDPENAGAFHNLAIAYLQQDDYDGALEPAAQAIRIQRNNAQYNFTFGQILSRLGEYDTAIQYLNRSAELDTSYLRPRIELGRVFIAREDYDAALDILLAAKRIDESSFEVNFNLGDVYRLKNLHRQSIEHYELALRQNPNSARARNNLARTYIASQEYERAEDILQEVINFDDSYWEAYHRLGEVYVAMERPDAARRILEDLLRRNADYQRRSDVEGILSSL